Proteins encoded within one genomic window of Komagataella phaffii GS115 chromosome 3, complete sequence:
- a CDS encoding Component of serine palmitoyltransferase: MSKTIPDALIDNDSPQEKAEKEFGSLTSKEWLFVSKHNPGEPLPVPIEDEPPYFILIATYLNYLILIIIGHIRDFFGKLFHPELFRDVMVKDGIAPWYANFESFYTRRLKTRLDDCFARPICGVPGRYIKCYDRTSDDYNNTYNYSGTVTERLNLSSYNYLGFAQSSGLCTSESIKTVEKYGTNSAGPRVSVGTTDLHLECEDVVAKFTGKDNALVFSMGYGTNANLFTSLVDSKCCVISDSLNHGSIRTGVRLSGASVKTFAHNDMAALERTLRSVISQGQPKTHRPWKKIFVAVEGLYSMEGTLCNLPKLVELRKRYKFYLFVDEAHSIGAMGPNGKGVCDYFGISSSNIDIMMGTFTKSFGATGGYIAADKAIIDRLKLDLTTNTYGESMSPAVLTQIITSLKIIDGQLNGNEGKERLQRIAFNSRYLRLGLKRLGFIVYGADDSPVIPLLLYLPPKMPAFSRMMYDRKVAVVVVGYPATDITSSRIRFCVSSSLKKEDIDYLLKCCDEIGDTLFLKFSTGIAGGEKHPGDYKKGIAPRWTLEEVLEKTPEDCKKAMY, translated from the coding sequence ATGTCAAAAACTATCCCAGATGCTCTCATAGACAATGATTCACCACAAGAGAAGGCCGAGAAAGAATTTGGGTCCTTGACCAGTAAAGAATGGCTCTTTGTCTCTAAGCATAACCCTGGCGAGCCGCTTCCAGTTCCCATCGAGGACGAACCTCCATATTTCATCCTGATTGCAACATACCTTAATTACCTTATTTTGATCATAATAGGCCATATTAGAGACTTCTTTGGGAAGTTGTTTCACCCTGAACTATTCAGAGATGTGATGGTGAAAGATGGTATTGCTCCATGGTATgccaattttgaaagtttctaCACGCGTCGTTTGAAAACAAGATTAGATGACTGTTTTGCAAGGCCCATATGTGGAGTTCCCGGTAGGTACATCAAATGTTACGACAGAACCAGTGACGATTACAACAATACCTATAATTATTCCGGCACCGTCACAGAGCGCTTGAATTTGAGTTCATACAACTATTTAGGGTTCGCACAATCCTCTGGTCTGTGCACCTCAGAAAGTATCAAGACGGTGGAGAAGTATGGTACCAACAGTGCTGGTCCTCGAGTTAGTGTGGGAACTACTGATCTCCATCTTGAATGTGAGGACGTCGTTGCCAAATTTACTGGCAAGGACAATGCTTTGGTATTTTCCATGGGTTATGGGACCAATGCAAATCTCTTCACCTCTTTGGTGGACTCTAAGTGTTGTGTTATCTCAGATTCTTTAAACCACGGATCTATCAGGACAGGTGTTCGTTTGTCTGGCGCCTCAGTCAAAACTTTTGCTCACAACGACATGGCAGCGCtggaaagaactttgagAAGTGTCATTTCCCAAGGTCAGCCAAAGACTCATAGACCctggaagaagattttTGTTGCTGTAGAGGGACTTTATTCCATGGAAGGAACCCTTTGTAATTTGCCAAAACTGGTAGAATTGCGTAAGCGTTACAAGTTTTATTTATTTGTTGACGAGGCACATTCTATTGGTGCTATGGGACCCAATGGTAAGGGTGTTTGTGACTATTTTGgcatttcttcttccaatatTGATATTATGATGGGTACTTTTACCAAATCATTTGGAGCCACAGGCGGTTACATCGCTGCCGACAAAGCCATCATAGACAGATTGAAGTTAGATCTCACAACAAATACTTATGGAGAATCAATGTCACCTGCTGTGCTCACACAAATCAttacttctttgaaaattatAGATGGACAACTCAATGGTAATGAAGGTAAAGAGAGGCTACAAAGGATTGCCTTCAATTCTAGGTATCTGCGATTAGGACTAAAGCGATTAGGATTTATTGTTTATGGTGCTGATGATTCTCCTGTTATCCCCCTTTTACTGTATCTTCCCCCCAAGATGCCTGCATTTAGCCGAATGATGTACGATAGAAAGGTTGCTGTCGTTGTTGTGGGATATCCTGCAACGGATATAACGTCTTCTCGTATTCGATTCTGcgtttcctcttctttgaagaaggaggaTATAGATTATTTGCTCAAATGTTGTGATGAGATAGGAGATActttgtttttgaagttcagCACAGGGATTGCTGGTGGTGAGAAGCACCCGGGAGACTATAAGAAGGGCATTGCTCCTAGGTGGACATTGGAGGAGGTTCTGGAGAAGACACCGGAGGATTGCAAGAAAGCCATGTACTAA